Below is a genomic region from Caulobacter rhizosphaerae.
CACCGGGAAGTCGATGTCCCTGTGGAGATCCTGGTCCAGGCTTTCGTCGTGGAGGCGCATCGGCTTTTCCGTGGCTGGTGTGGAGGTCGTTCGGTGGCGGTCAGGCCGCGCGGGTCAGGGCGCCGGCCGTGATCGCCACGGCAGGGTCTCAGCGAGCGCGGCGTTCACGGCCGCATCGAATTGGGAGCTGGGATCGGCGCCAAAGGCGGGCGGCGCCGTGGCGCGGGGCGCCGCGCCGAACAGCTCGGACGGCGCGGCCGTGGCGCGGAAGACGCGGAGACTGAAGACCAGCAGCGATCCGCCGCGGCTTCCAAGGGATTGAGGCCCCTCGGACTGGATGTTGGCGTGGAACAGCAGGACGGCGGTGTCGGCGGCGATCAGGCCGGGGTCGCCCGGCGCGAGCAGAACGACCGGGATCGGCGCCTTGTCGGCGGCCAGGGCCCGGACCCGGTCGCAGAGCGCGGCCTGGAGTCGGCGGCGATCCGGCGCCCGGTCAGGATCGACCAGGCACTGCACGCCCAGGCGCCGGGCGCCGTCCCAGGCCAGGGCCGGGGTCGAAGCCGTGGCGACGCCGCCGCAGATCATGACCCCGATTGGGGACAGGGCGCAGGCCCATGCCATGAACTGTCGAATTGGCGACATAGATTTCCCGCAAGCCGATCCGTCTTGAGCGTCTTCGGCCCTCTGACCTTCGCGGGGAAACTGCCGTTATGCAAGTCCAAGGTGTATTGTAAAGCTTACATATTTCAAGGCGTGCTCAAGCTTGCGACGGCGCGACCTCAATCGGCCGGCGAGGTGATGGTCGCGCCCGAAGCCTTCAGGCGATCAAGCACGCCGTTGGACGGCAGCAGGAAGGCCAGGTCGACGACTGCGATGGTCACACCGGGCCGGTTCAGCGCCTCGTTCAAGGCGTCGGCCGACTGGCCGATCTGCTGCGCCAGCAGGGCCGGACCGCCAGGCGCGCGCATCACGCAGCGCTGGGCGGCCGAGCTGGAATAGCGGGCCCGTACGCTGGCCAGGTCGCCGTTCGCCCAGTCGGTCCCCATGTCGGTGGGGTGGGCGCCGTCATATTCCAGTTCGGTCAGGGCGTCGCGCAGGCAGGCCAGGTTGGCCTCGTCCGACAGCTTTCCGGCGCTGGCTAGGATGGGACCCAGGCGATACTGGCTCATCGCCTTGACCTTGACGCCCTTGGTCTTGGCCATGCGCTCGATCGTGCTGACCGGCTTGGCCTCGGACAGGCCCGCCGCCTGGCGGAAGTCCGACAGCAGGATGAAGCCGGCCACGGCGGGCTTCCAGTCCTTGTAAGGGACGGCCGTGCGGCCGGCCCGTTCGCGGGCGCTGACGAACCGGGCTTTCAGGTCGGCCGGGAGACGTTCCTCCAGGTTCTTGCTGAAGGGGCGGTAGCGCACCCCGCCTCCGCCGGTCAGGAAGAACTTGGTGACCTGCAAGGGCCCGACCGACGCTTCCGGCGGGATCAGGACCAGGCTGGCCTGGTCCATGGCGCGGTTCAGCCGCGGGCTGTCCCACTTCAGCTGATGAGGCAGGGGCGGGGCCGAGCCGATCACATAGAGTTTGGCGCCGCCCTTCTCGACCAGCCAGAGGGCGGGGCCGGGCGGCCGGGCGACCACCTGCAACGCCTCGACCACCGCGCTGCCGGGGTCCTGGGGGAACAGCTCGACGGTCTGAGGCGGCGGAGGGGTTTGGGCCGAAACCGGGACGATCAGAACTGTCAACGCGAGCGCCGGGCCGATCAGCGCCGATAGGGGTCGAACCATGGCCGTCTCCTGAAGCCTCACCCGGAGAATAGGGGCTCTAGTGCCGTGGCGAAAGCGCGGCGGGCGGCAGGTCGCGCAAGGTCTGAGCCAGCAGCCGCCCCTCGGCGCCCCGGCTGGAACCGGCCCGCCAGGCGACGACGATTTCGCGGCTGGACTGGTCGGAATCCAGCGGCCGGATGGTGACCTGCGCATTATGGGCCAGGCCGGCCGCCACCGCCATCGACGGCAGGAACGACACGCCCAGGCCGGAACCGATCATCTGCACCAAGGTGGGCAGGGAGGTGGCTGCGAAGCTTTCCTCGTCGCCAAAGCCGGCGCCGCGCGGCGGCTCCAGCCCGCAGGCGGCCAGGGCGTGGTCGCGCAGGCAGTGACCGTCCTCAAGCAGGATCATGTCGTCGCCGCGCAGGCTTTCCGGATCGACCCGGTCAAAGGCGGCCATGCGGTGGTTGGCCGGGGCGGCGGCCAAGAGCTCGTCGTCCTCGACATGGGCCCAGTCCAGGCCGGTCATATCGTAAGGCAGAGCGATCAGCGCCGCGTCCAGTCCGCCGGATTTCAGCGAGGCGATCAGCCGATGGGTCAGGTCCTCGCGCAGATAGAGCTTCAGCTTCGGAAACTGGTCGCGCAAGGCCGGCAGGGCGCGGGGCAACAGGTAGGGGGCGACGGTCGGGATCACCCCCAGGCGGAACCGGCCGGCCAGGGGCTGGCCCGCCCCGCGCGCGGCCTGCACCAGGTCCTCCGCCTGGGCCAGGATCGCCTCGGCGCGGCGCACGGCTTCCTGGCCGGCGGCGGTCAGGATCACGCCGGACCGGGCGCGGTCGACCACTGGGGAGCCGAGGATCTTTTCCAGCTCCTGGATGCCGGCCGACAAGGTCGGTTGGGTGACGTGGCAGGCCTCGGCCGCTCGGCTGAACGAGCCATGCTCCGAAAGAAGCTTCAGATATTGCAGTTGGCGCAGGGTAGGAAGCATGCCGTGAAGATAGGCGCGATCTATCGGAAATCAAAAGACAATCGACGATATCTCTGCCGCACCCGCGAACGTCGAAGGGCGACGACATAGAGACACCCTATCGTCGAGAATGAAACAATCGATTAGCCCTATCAGATTCCCTTGCGTAGAAGGGCCTTCGCAATTCCTGCAGGAGAACTTCATGTCCTTGATCAACACCCAGATCAAACCCTTCACCGCCCAGGCCTACAAGGGCGGCAAGTTCGTCGAAGTCAGCGACGCCGACCTGAAGGGCAAGTGGTCCGTCGTGTTCTTCTATCCGGCCGACTTCACCTTCGTCTGCCCGACGGAGTTGGAAGACCTGGCCGACAACTACGCCACGTTCCAGCGCCTGGGCGTCGAGATCTACGCCGTGTCGACCGACACCCACTTCTCGCACAAGGCCTGGCACGACACCTCGCCGGCCATCGGCAAGATCCAGTACACCATGGTCGGCGACCCGTCGGGCCAGATCACCAACAACTTCGGCGTCATGCGCGAAGGCGTGGGCCTGGCCGACCGCGGCACCTTCCTGATCGATCCGGAAGGCGTGATCCAGTTCACCGAAGTGACCGCCGAAGGCATCGGCCGCAACGCCATCGAGCTGCTGCGCAAGGTCAAGGCCGCCCAGTACGTCGCGTCCCACCCGGGCGAAGTCTGCCCGGCCAAGTGGGAAGAGGGTGAAAAGACCCTCGCCCCGTCGCTCGACCTGGTCGGCAAGATCTAAGCCCGCCAACGACTTGCCGCGGCCCCAGGGTCGCGGCTGGCCTCGCCGCTGGTTCCGTCAGTCCCTTGATGGGTCTGGGAACCGGCGGCTTCGCCCCCTCATTCCAGACATTCCACAAGATCCGGCGCCGCGTCCCTCCCCGCGCGCCTGAAAGTCGGAGCCCGCCATGTTGGACGATGGTCTGAAGACCCAGCTGAAAGCCTATCTGCAGAACCTGCGCCAGCCGATCGAGCTGGTCGCCTCGCTGGGCGAGGGCCAGGGCTCCAAGGACATGCGCACGCTGCTCGAGGATGTGGCCGGAACCTCCGACAAGGTCAGCCTGAACCTGGCCGGCGACGACGCCCGCAGGCCGTCCTTCGCCATCACCCGCGCCGACGGCAGCGCCGATGTCCGCTTCGCCGGCCTGCCCCTGGGTCACGAGTTCACCTCGCTGGTGCTGGCCCTGCTGCACGTCGGCGGCCACCCGCCGAAATTCGACGCCGAGGTGCTGGACCAGGTCCGCGCCCTGGAAGGCGAATTCCGCTTCGAGACCTATTTCTCGCAGAGCTGCCAGAACTGCCCGGACGTGGTCCAGGCCCTCAACACCATGGCGGCCCTAAACCCCAACATCACCCACGTGGCCATCGACGGCGCCCTGTTCCAGGCCGAGGTCGAGGAGCGCCAGGTCATGGCCGTGCCGACCATCCTGCTGAACGGCCAGCCGTTCGGCCAGGGCCGCATGAGCCTGGAGCAGATCCTGGCCAAGCTGGACACCGGCGCGGTGGCTCGCGAAGCCGAGAAGCTCAAGACCAAGGACGCCTTCGACGTCCTGGTGGTCGGCGGCGGGCCGGCTGGGGCCGCGGCGGCGATCTACGCCGCCCGCAAGGGCATCCGCACCGGCGTGGCCGCCGAGCGCTTCGGCGGCCAGGTGCTGGACACCATGGCCATCGAGAACTTCATCTCGGTGTCGCACACCGAAGGCCCCAAGCTGGCCTCGGCGCTGGAGCAGCACGTCAAGGACTATGACGTCGACATCATGAATCTGCAGAAGGCGGTCGGCCTGGTCCCCGCCAAGACCCCAGGCGGCCTGATCGAGGTCAAGCTCGAGAACGGCGCCAGCCTGAAGTCGCGCAGCGTGATCCTGGCCACCGGCGCCCGCTGGCGGAACATCAACGTGCCCGGCGAGGCCGAGTACAAGAACAAGGGCGTGGCCTATTGCCCCCATTGCGATGGCCCGCTGTTCAAGGGCAAGCGCGTGGCGGTGATCGGCGGCGGCAACAGCGGCGTCGAGGCGGCCATCGACCTGGCCGGCATCGTCGCCCACGTGACCCTGATCGAGTTCGACAGCCAGTTGCGCGCCGACGCGGTGCTGCAGCGCAAGCTGGCCAGCCTGCCGAACGTGCGCATCGTCACCTCGGCCCTGACCACCGAGGTGCTTGGCGACGGAAGCAAGGTCACCGGCCTGACCTACAAGGACCGCAACCACGACCAGGTGCACACGGTCGACCTGGAAGGCGTGTTCGTGCAGATCGGCCTGGTGCCCAACACCGAGTGGCTGAAGGACAGCGTGGCCCTCACCCAGCGCGGCGAGATCGAGGTCGACCATCGCGGCGAGACCTCGCTGCCCGGCGTGTTCGCCGCCGGCGACGCGACGACCACGCCCTACAAGCAGATCATCATCGCCATGGGCGAAGGCTCGAAGGCGGCTCTGTCAGCCTTCGACTACATGATCCGCCTGGAGCCGGCCGTTCCCGCCGAGCAAGAGGCCGCCTGACGCGTCTCCCCGACGAGCGAAGCGTCTCGATCGGACCTCCACGAAGCCGCCGCGACCGCCTCGGGGCCGTCGCGGCGGCTTTCTTGCGGCGGCTTGGCGTCTTGGGAGATGTGACGATGCGCCTCTCGCCGCACGCGCGATCTTCACCTCGACAGCAATCTTGAGCGCGGGCTATCCTGTTAACGAATGGGCAAATGATTCTGCGCGGCTGAGGGGCCGAATCGGCGCGATGGGCGTCGAGCCGCGGATCGTTAGAGGGTGGGCAAGATGAGGCTGCTGTCGAAGGGCGATCGCAACACCAAGGGCGGCGTCAAGCCCGTGATGCTGGCCGCCGAGAACGATCGTCCCGAAACCGACGGCGGCATCGACCGTCTGGTCGAGGCCACCCAGGCCATCGGCGTCCGCTACGAGACCATCCATGGCGGACTGGACAGCATCAGCCGCGTTGTCGAGCACCTGCGGGCCATCGAGCCGCTGCTCTCCGAGATCCGCGGCCCGGTCGCCGAGGAGTTCGAGGCCCGCCGGGCCGAGCACGCCGAACTGATCGCCCTGCGCGCCGCCCACGACCAGGCCGCCCGGCAGCTGGCCGCCGCCCAGGCCGAGGAGCGCGAGCTTTCGGCTAGCCTGGCGACGGCTGACGCCGCCCTGACCGAATCCGAAGCCCGCCGGCAGTCCCTCGACGTCGCGCTCGAAGACAGCGCGCTGGAGATCGACCGCCTGCGCAACGGCCTGCAGCAGTCCGAACTCAAGGTCGGCGGCCTGGAGGCGGCGCTGCGCGACGCCACCGCCCGCGCCGAACACCTGGCCCAGGATGTCGAGACCCTGCGGATCCAGACCCAGGACATCGACGCCCGCCGCGGCGAGTCCGAAGCCGCCCTGGCCGCCGCCAAGCAGCAGTCGGCCCTGCAGGCCGAAGAGCTGGGCACGGTGAAGAAGCGCCTGGAGCAGGCTGGCGCCGACGTCGCCCGCCTGTCGCGCATCGAGACCGAGCTGGAAGCCCAGGTCGCCGCCGAGCGCGCCCGCGTGCTGGCGACCGAGAACGCCCTGACCACCGTCCAGGCCGACACCGCCCGCACGATCCGCGGCCTGGAAGCCCAGGTGGAAGCCGGCCGCGCCGAGGCCCTGGCCCTGCAGACCCGGCTGGAGACCGCCACAGGCCGCGCCGACAAACTGGAAGAGATGAACGGCCAGATCTCGGCCCGCCTCAACGAAAGCAGTGCGCAGCAGCAGGCCGTCGAGCGCCGGGCCGGCGACCTCAACGTCGCTCTGGAACGCGCTCTGGAACGGGTCCGCAACCTCGAGGACGAGGTCGAGGACCTGCGCGGCCGCCACGCCGGCGTCGACACCGCCCGGGCCGCCGCGATCGAGCGCGCCGACCAGCTGGCCAAGACGGTCGTGGCCCACGAAAAGGCGCTCAAGCGCGGCGAGGAACGCGCCGCCCAGCTGCGCACCCGCTTCGAGGCCCTGCAGGCCTCCGAAGACGAGACCCGCCGCGCCCACGACGACAAGATCGCCGAGCTCCAGGCCGAGATCGAGCGTATCCGCTCGGAAGCCGCCCTGGCCGAGGGCGCCCTGGAATCGGCCCGCCGCGACCGCTCGCGCCTGCAGATGGCCCTGTTGGGCGCCACCAGCGACGACATGCAGGCCACCGGCTAGCCCTCAGACCTTCAGATCGGCCGGCCGATCGAGGCGATCCACTACCCTTCAAACCCCGGGCCTCGCGCCCGGGGTTTTTGCTTGGACCAAGCGCACGAACTCTACCTAAAAGATCATATATTGACGTTTCGTCCATAGAGTGATCACCCTTGCGGCAGGGCTTGGATGATCGACGCGGGCGACGCCGCGACTCCTGGCCGGCAGGGCGGAGGGCGCGATGAAGATCTCGAAACCAGGACGGAAGATCGGCTGGCGGGCGCTGACCGCGGCCCTGGTGTGCTTGGCGGGCGGCGGCGGACTGTTCGCCGCCCAGGCGATCGACGCCGCCGCGCCAGCCAAGCCGGCCTATCTAGCCGCCTTCCCAAACTTCGCCCCCAGACTGACGCCGCAGATGCCGGGCGACGTCGACATCGCCCTGAAGACCCAGCTGGAGAAGGCCCAGAAGTTCTCCGAGGTGCAGCGCGAGTTCGATCTCTATTCCTGGCAGATGTTCCTGGCCCTGAACTGGCCGACCAATAGCCAGGGCCAGGCCGCGCCCAAGCTGACCGACACCCGCTTCGGGCCGCCGCACTGGACGCTGTGGCATAATTCCAGCGCGATCTTCCAGATCGACGGCGCCCAACCCGCCGCCTGCGGCGTGACGCCCAAGGCCCGGACCCTGGTCCTGTTCCGGGGCGACCTGGCCAAGCCGGTCAGCAAGGGGCTGGCGCCATTCTCGACCCAGGCCGTCGCCAATGCCGATCCCCGCTCCACCCGCTTCCTGGGCGTGCTGTCGGCGGTAGGCGAGCTGAACGCGGCCAATCTCGGCGACGACATCGACCAAGCCTTCTCCGGCCCGATGCTCGATCAGAACGGCGAGTTCGTCTATTACGAGATCATGATCGACCCCAACGAGGTCGGCTATCTCTGTGACAACAGCCTCTACAACATCAATGGCCAGGTGGCCTTCACCAAGGCCGGCGGCAAGGTGGCCATGCCGATCGGCACGCCCGACCAGGACTGGAGCGGGTCGTTCGAGCTGAAGTTCGCCTGGCGGATCCTCAAGCCGGGCAAGGACGACTTCAGCCGCTTCCACACCAGCCCGGCGGTGGTCATGGATCCGGGGCCCGATGGCAAGCCGCTGGAGCGCAAGGTGACGGTCGGCCTGGTGGGCATGCACATCGGCCACAAGACCAAGACCTCGCCACAGTGGATATGGTCCACCTTCGAGCAGGTCGACAACCTGGACGTCGACGCGGTGGCTCACCCCAAGCTGAGCCCGTCGTTCGTCGATCCGAACTGCCCGATGTGCGCCGTCAACCAGCTGCCGCAGAAGGTCAAGGGCGTCTATCCGCGCATCCCGACCCAGGCCTGGCGCGGCGTTCCGATCCCCGGCGACAAGGTCGCCCTGAACCGCCAGGCCCAGGCGGCGCTGAAGGCCCAGGGCTCGGTCTGGCAGTACTACCAGCTGATCGACACCCAGTGGCCGACCGACCCGACGGCGCCGCCCGCGCCGTGGAACGGCGGCCTGCCAAACGCGATCGGCAACAAGCCGGGCGGGAATCCCACGCCGGTGTTTCTGACCAACATCACCATGGAAACCTACTTCCAGAAGGGCAACCAGGTCGCCTGCAAGGGCGAGGAGTTGCCCGGCGACCAGGACTGCCCCGCCTCGGGCCCCGCCCAGCCGCCGGTCTGGAACTCGGCGCTCAACAGCCTGGGCAAGCCTGTGACGCCGGGGATCAACACACTGACCTTCCAGACCGAAAGCTGCATGGGCTGTCACTCGTCGGCGGGGGTCTGGACGGCCTATGACCCCAAGAGCGGCAAGGGCAAGCAATCGGGCCAGCTGACGGCCGACTTCTCCTGGTTGCTCAGCCAGAAGGCCAGTTACGAGAAGTAGGCGGCGGCTACGGGGCCTTACCCGTCTCGACATAGACCTTCAGACGGTCGAACTGCTCGCCCAGAACCTGGTCGACGACCGGCGCGATCTTGTCGAGCCCGCCGGTCATGTAGCCGCCGACGTCATAAGTCTGGGTCAGGGTGGTCTTGCCGTCCTTCTCGGCCAGGGTCCAACCCAGGTGGCCGGTCGCGCCGGACATCTGCAGTGGTCCCAGGGCGCCCGACAGCCGCAGGCCCTGGCCGGGCTGGGCGTAGACCACAGTCATGTGCATCACCGAGCCGCCGTTCGGCAGCTTCTCGCAAAAGCAGCCGCCCGCCATCGGGGCCAGGGACAGGCTGGCCGCCGAGCCGGACCAGGTGTGGTCCTTGTTCCACCATTGCGACGGCTGGGAGAGCGCCGCATAGACCTTGTCGGCGGGCGCGCTCAGCACCGCCGTGCGCTTGACCTGGAAGCCGTTGGGCTGGGCGTCGACGACCTCAGCCCTGACTTCGGGCGCGAGCGCGGCGGTGGCCAGGGCCAGCGCGGCGGCGGTGATCAGCAGGTGTTTCATGAGGTGGGCCCTCCCGTTTGGAGGACCGTCGGTGGATACCTCCGCACCGTCAAGGTCCTCTCCCTGTGGGGGAGGTGTCGGCGTAGCCGACGGAGGGGGAGTGCTCCGCAGGTAGCCCCAGCTGGGATCATCGACCTTAAAACTCCCCCCACCGATCGCTACGCGATCGCCTGCCCGCAGGGGAGGGTCTGTTCGGTCCAAGATTTCTAAGCCGCCTCGAATCGCAGCGGGCCGCCCCAGAAGCTCTCGACCAGCCCGTTCTGCGGGCCGGGCGCGCCCGTGGTCAGGAACTGGCGCGTGCCGCCGGTCCCGGGGTCGAGCTCCGGATGGCGTTGCAGATAGAGCTCCAGCGCGTCGGCGGTCGCGGCCGGCTGGTGGATGACGGGCGTGCCTGCCGGCAGGGCGGCGCGGAAGATGTCGGCGATGATCTCGTAGTGGGTGCAGCCCAGCACGGCCCGGTCGGGATAGCGGCCGATGCGGGTCTTCAGCGCCTGGACATAGCCCTCGACGGCCTTGGCCAGATCCACGGCGCCGGCGTCGGCCTCGATCATCGGCACCAGGTCCGGGCAGGCCTGCGAGAACACCGCGATGTCCTGCTTGCGCTTGTCGATCTCGATCTCGTAGACGCGCGAATTGGTCGTGCCCTGGGTCGAGAACACGCCCAGCACGTCCAGCTGTTCGACCTTGTCGCCGCGCCGCTCGGCCTCGTGCTCCCAGGGCAGGCCGGTGGCCGCCTCGATGGTCGGGACGATGATGCCCAACACGTTTATGGGGCGGCCGAGCTGCTTGCGATAACCAGGCAACCAGGTCTGCTGCAGGCGGCGCAGGGCGATGGCCGAGGCGGTGTTGCAGGCCAGGACCACCAGGCTGGCGCCGGCGTCGAACAGGCGCTCGCAGCCGGCCCGGGTCAGGGCGACGACCTCCTCGCCCGGCCGGCCGCCGTAGGGGGCGTTGGCCTGGTCGGCGAGATAGACGAAGTCCGCCTGGGGCAGACGGTTCACGAGGGCGCGGTGGACCGTGAGGCCGCCCACGCCGGAGTCGAAGACGCCGATGGACATGGGTTTGGCTTACCGCGCTCTTGCCGAACCGTCCACGCGCCGCCCTTGAGATTTTCGCGCAGGTTAGGTGCAGCAGCCGGATTTTGCGCAAGAACGCGCCTGCCGAATCCGGCTCACGCGGGAATTCTGTCGCAGAATTCACGATTGGCGGGACGAATTGCGCACAAAAGCGCTTACTTCCCAGCCGCGCGGCGCTCTAGGGTCCAGGTTCGTTCCCTTGGAGACCGCCGTGAAGCGCCGTTCCTTCCTCGCCGCCGCCAGCGCGGCCGCCCTGACGCCCATGATCACCAAAGCCGCCACGCCCGCCGCCCCACCGTCCAACCCCCTGCTGGCTCCATGGACCGGCCCGCACGGCGGCCTGCCGCCACTGGACAAGGTCAGGCCCGAACTGTTCGCCTCGGCCTTCGAGGCGGCGATGGCGCAGCAGCGGCAGGAGATCTTCGCCCTGACCGCCAAGCGCATGGCGCCGACCTTCGAGGGGATCATGGCGGCTTTCCAGGACTCCGGACGGACCTTGAACCGGGTCAGCGCGCTGTTTGGGGTGTTCACCTCGACCATGAACGACGCGCAGATGCAGAAGGTCGAGGCCGAGACCACGCCGAAGCTGGCGGCGTTCGGGGACGAAATCATCCAGAACGAGCAGCTATTTTCCCGCATCAAGGCGGTCTACGACGCTCGCGAGACCTCGAACCTCACGCCCGAGCAGAAGCGCCTGACCTGGGTGGTCTACAACAGCTTCGCCCGTCAGGGCGCGGCGCTGGACGCGACGAAGAAAGCCCGGCTCGGCCAGATCAACCAGGCCCTGGCCAGCCTCTACACCAAGTTCAGCCAGAATGAGCTGGCCGACGAGGAAGGCTACACCCTGGAACTGGCCGAGGGCGACCTGGCCGGCCTGCCGGACTCAGTGAAGGCCGGGGCGGCGGCCGCCGCCGAGGAGAAGGGCCTCAAAGGCAAGTGGCTGATCACCAACACCCGCTCGTCGATGGAGCCGTTCCTGGTCTATTCCGATCGCCGCGACCTGCGCGAGAAGGGCTGGCGGATGTGGGTGTCGCGCGGCGACAACAACGACATCCACGACAACAAGGCGGTGATCACCGACATCCTGAAGCTGCGGGCCGAGAAGGCCCAGCTGCTGGGCTTCGAAACCTACGCCCACTGGATCACCGACGACCAGATGGCCAAGACCCCCGACGCGGCCATGGACCTGATGATGCAGGTCTGGAAGCCCGCCGTGGCCCGCGTCCACGAGGAGGTGGCCGACATGCAGAAGGTCGCCGACGCCGAAGGCGCGACCTTCAAGATCGCGCCCTGGGACTATCGCCACTACGCCGAGAAGGTGCGCAAGGCGCGCTATGACCTCGACCAGAACGTGGTCAAGCCCTACCTGCAATTGGAGAAACTGCGCGAGGCCATCCACTGGGCGGCCGGCCAGCTGTACGGCTTCACCTTCACCCAGATCACCGACGTGCCGGTCTGCCATCCGGACGTGCGGGTCTGGGAGGTGACCAAGGGCGCTCAGCGTGTCGGCCTGTGGTACTTCGACCCCTATGCCCGGGCCGGCAAGCAGTCGGGGGCCTGGATGAGCGAGTACCGCACCCAGGAGAAGTTCAAGGGCGTGATCACGCCGATCGTCTCCAACAACTGCAACTTCGTGAAGGGCAAGCCCGGCGAGCCGGTGCTGATCTCGTGGGACGACGCCACGACCATGTTCCACGAGTTCGGTCACGCTCTGCACGGTCTGAACTCGGACGTGACCTATCCGACTTTGGCCGGCACCAACGTGGCCCGCGACTTCGTCGAGTTCCCCAGCCAGCTGAACGAACACTGGCTGCCGACCAAGCCGGTGCTCAGCCAGTTCGCCGTCCACTACCAGACCGGCAAGCCGATCCCTGACGAGCTGGTGGCCAAGATCGAGAAGGCCAAGACCTTCAACCAGGGCTTCTCGACGGTCGAGTACCTGGCCTCGGCGATCTACGACATGAAGATCCACCTGGCCGCCAAGGGCCAGGCCATCGATCCGGCTGAATTCGAAAAGACGGCCCTGACCGAGATCGGCCTGCCGTCCGAGATCGTCATGCGCCACCGACCTACCCAGTTCGGCCACATCTTCTCCGGAGACGGCTATTCGGCTGGCTACTACAACTACATCTGGGCCGACACCCTGACCGCCGACGCCGCTGAGACCTTCGAGGAGGCGCCGGGCGGCTTCTACGACAAGGGCGTGGCCAAGCGCCTGCACGACGACATCATGAGCGTGGGCAATACGATCGACGCGGGCGAGGCCTTCCGCCGGTTCCGCGGCCGCGACGTCAAGATCGGCGCCCTGATGCGCAACCGCGGCTTCCCGGTCCCGCCGGGCGCCTAGGCGGCGCAACGATTGGGGACAGGCGCAGGCGCCTGTCCCCAGCCGCGATACGATCCTTTTTAGATATATCGGGAAGCACTCTTGACGTTCGGTCAATCCGATATATCTGTAAGTTCGATATAACGAAACAGGATCTAAATCTCACATGTTTGGACGTCATCCCCACCATCCCGGCCGCCACGGCGGCCATCACGGCGCGCC
It encodes:
- a CDS encoding M3 family metallopeptidase, whose protein sequence is MKRRSFLAAASAAALTPMITKAATPAAPPSNPLLAPWTGPHGGLPPLDKVRPELFASAFEAAMAQQRQEIFALTAKRMAPTFEGIMAAFQDSGRTLNRVSALFGVFTSTMNDAQMQKVEAETTPKLAAFGDEIIQNEQLFSRIKAVYDARETSNLTPEQKRLTWVVYNSFARQGAALDATKKARLGQINQALASLYTKFSQNELADEEGYTLELAEGDLAGLPDSVKAGAAAAAEEKGLKGKWLITNTRSSMEPFLVYSDRRDLREKGWRMWVSRGDNNDIHDNKAVITDILKLRAEKAQLLGFETYAHWITDDQMAKTPDAAMDLMMQVWKPAVARVHEEVADMQKVADAEGATFKIAPWDYRHYAEKVRKARYDLDQNVVKPYLQLEKLREAIHWAAGQLYGFTFTQITDVPVCHPDVRVWEVTKGAQRVGLWYFDPYARAGKQSGAWMSEYRTQEKFKGVITPIVSNNCNFVKGKPGEPVLISWDDATTMFHEFGHALHGLNSDVTYPTLAGTNVARDFVEFPSQLNEHWLPTKPVLSQFAVHYQTGKPIPDELVAKIEKAKTFNQGFSTVEYLASAIYDMKIHLAAKGQAIDPAEFEKTALTEIGLPSEIVMRHRPTQFGHIFSGDGYSAGYYNYIWADTLTADAAETFEEAPGGFYDKGVAKRLHDDIMSVGNTIDAGEAFRRFRGRDVKIGALMRNRGFPVPPGA